A single genomic interval of Bacteroidota bacterium harbors:
- a CDS encoding T9SS type A sorting domain-containing protein, whose amino-acid sequence MKNLYLITMTVISITISFNSYSQWVSLTECEFYGQASDIAETADGGIVACGWLSSEPSFYVTKINASGVNEWETIIDHPDFHDYAYNILSDDDGGFIIAGQDTYFATPFFAKLDASGDLLWTSAAWSDTISSPIFSNKSVLLGDGNIAFIGTHFLSNYFTILKVSSDDGSLLEYISSDTLSPDLIFISSIADITPTTDGGFSITGAALTSPAFTTVSYIVKYAEDLSMDWSNMYSTTDDANAEGICATADNGFLISGYNQSSDFFTEQETFVLRTNASGEMEWLQYYEAIYTFATGYDVAEMTDGSIYLIEGGGDYIFPDLTREAQLFHLTETGDVISSSLYAPAEVMYLNRIKADSDGSIMLSGMISTDPTGATNNYFTVIKSNVAGNLPDCIFNCVWPGDADNNGNADMDDLLAIGLVYGTEGSTRDDASIEWYGHASDAWGDSTLTGTDYKYADCNGDGIISEDDTAAIVLNFGFEHALFSMKTSVTDIVLRASPDIDIIGGGMISIPIMLENVGSDIDAIYGLRFDATITSYYIDPLTVSITFNESVLGTDDELMSLAIAESANILVHAGLVRKDQTNISTHGKVADLHFYYDEALTDDFQIQIDNVRAITATNEELEISGATTDYPVLNGIDAITNNGVQLFPNPANTVLQIQMPTTQNGNYSVWSLTGSLIFEAQFTTTDLISIDIADLPEGNYVVRINSDTVIAQKYFTRIK is encoded by the coding sequence ATGAAAAATCTTTACTTAATTACAATGACAGTTATTTCGATAACAATTTCTTTTAACAGTTATTCGCAATGGGTCTCATTAACAGAGTGTGAATTTTATGGTCAGGCATCGGATATTGCAGAAACTGCAGACGGTGGAATTGTTGCCTGCGGATGGCTTTCTTCTGAACCTTCATTTTATGTAACTAAAATAAATGCAAGCGGAGTTAATGAATGGGAAACAATAATTGATCATCCCGACTTTCATGATTATGCCTACAATATTTTATCTGATGATGATGGTGGATTTATTATAGCTGGTCAGGATACTTATTTTGCAACACCATTTTTTGCAAAACTGGACGCAAGTGGTGATTTATTATGGACATCTGCTGCATGGTCTGACACTATTTCATCACCCATCTTTTCAAATAAAAGTGTATTGCTAGGAGATGGCAATATTGCTTTTATCGGCACACATTTCTTAAGTAATTATTTCACCATATTAAAAGTATCAAGTGATGATGGTTCTTTATTGGAATATATTTCCAGTGATACACTTTCACCAGATTTAATTTTCATTTCTTCGATAGCAGACATAACCCCAACTACCGATGGTGGATTTTCAATTACAGGTGCAGCACTTACTTCTCCTGCATTTACCACGGTATCTTATATTGTAAAATATGCTGAGGATTTATCTATGGATTGGAGTAATATGTATAGCACAACAGATGATGCTAATGCCGAAGGAATTTGCGCAACTGCAGATAATGGATTTTTAATTTCAGGATATAATCAGAGTTCAGATTTTTTTACTGAGCAGGAAACTTTTGTGTTGCGAACAAATGCTTCAGGTGAAATGGAATGGCTGCAATATTATGAAGCGATCTATACGTTTGCCACCGGTTATGATGTTGCTGAAATGACTGACGGCAGTATTTATTTAATTGAAGGTGGTGGCGATTATATTTTTCCTGACTTAACAAGAGAAGCACAACTATTTCACCTAACTGAAACCGGTGATGTTATTTCTAGCTCCTTATATGCGCCAGCAGAAGTAATGTATCTGAATAGAATAAAAGCAGATTCAGACGGAAGTATTATGTTATCTGGAATGATTTCTACAGATCCTACAGGTGCAACAAATAATTATTTTACTGTTATTAAATCGAATGTAGCAGGAAATTTACCCGATTGCATTTTCAATTGTGTATGGCCCGGTGATGCAGATAATAATGGCAATGCCGATATGGATGATTTGCTTGCTATTGGTTTGGTATATGGAACTGAAGGCAGCACAAGAGATGATGCTTCAATTGAATGGTATGGTCATGCTTCTGATGCTTGGGGTGATTCTACATTGACAGGAACTGATTATAAATATGCTGATTGCAATGGTGATGGTATTATTTCAGAAGATGATACGGCTGCAATTGTTTTAAACTTTGGATTTGAACATGCTTTATTTTCAATGAAAACTTCTGTAACTGATATAGTATTAAGGGCAAGTCCGGATATTGATATAATTGGAGGTGGAATGATATCAATTCCGATTATGTTGGAAAATGTCGGTAGCGATATTGATGCAATTTATGGTTTGCGTTTCGATGCAACTATCACTTCTTATTATATTGATCCATTAACTGTAAGTATCACCTTTAATGAATCGGTATTAGGAACAGATGATGAACTGATGTCTTTAGCAATTGCTGAAAGTGCAAATATTTTAGTACATGCAGGGTTAGTTAGAAAAGATCAAACAAATATTTCTACGCATGGTAAAGTTGCTGACTTACATTTTTACTATGATGAAGCATTAACAGATGATTTTCAAATTCAAATTGACAACGTAAGAGCAATCACTGCAACAAATGAAGAGTTGGAAATTAGCGGAGCAACAACAGATTATCCTGTATTAAACGGAATTGATGCAATTACTAATAATGGAGTTCAATTATTTCCAAATCCTGCAAATACAGTTTTACAGATTCAAATGCCTACAACTCAAAATGGTAATTATAGCGTTTGGTCTTTAACTGGTTCACTGATCTTTGAAGCGCAATTCACTACTACAGATTTAATTTCAATTGATATTGCTGACTTGCCGGAAGGTAATTATGTAGTACGGATAAACTCAGATACAGTAATAGCTCAAAAATATTTTACTAGAATAAAGTAG
- a CDS encoding ABC transporter permease, translated as MIRLLQIEFMKLWPYRSFRVLFIIYILLQLGFLMTGRSVVQVDNQDMNSIFNVLAFPNIWNYYLYFAGIFNIILGILVIFVTTNEYSYKTIRQNVIDGLSRNEVVAGKILLLFTFAIFSTILVFAGTVIAGMNYTDGATLQTAMERSSLIFAYFVQCICLLSLAFLFGTIFKRSGVATLLFLVFIFPLDVIINKAILRDCCNDYLPVSNMFVKLINSPYVLIRSMGEDAQSAPALLAIGVGLVYTLLFFIINWQVTNKRDL; from the coding sequence ATGATACGCTTATTACAGATAGAGTTTATGAAACTTTGGCCTTACAGGTCGTTCAGAGTATTATTTATTATTTACATTTTATTGCAATTAGGTTTCCTGATGACAGGTCGCAGTGTAGTGCAAGTGGATAATCAGGATATGAATTCCATTTTTAATGTACTGGCTTTTCCAAACATCTGGAATTACTATTTATACTTCGCCGGAATTTTTAATATCATTCTCGGCATACTTGTAATTTTTGTTACAACGAATGAATATTCTTATAAAACAATAAGGCAAAATGTTATTGACGGATTAAGTCGCAATGAAGTAGTAGCAGGAAAAATATTGTTGTTATTTACGTTTGCAATATTCTCTACCATACTTGTTTTTGCAGGAACTGTAATTGCGGGAATGAATTATACGGATGGCGCAACTTTACAAACTGCAATGGAACGCAGCAGTTTAATATTTGCCTATTTTGTGCAATGCATTTGTTTATTATCACTGGCATTTTTATTCGGAACAATTTTTAAACGCTCCGGTGTTGCAACACTTTTATTTTTAGTATTTATTTTCCCACTGGATGTAATAATTAATAAAGCAATATTGAGAGATTGCTGTAATGATTATCTGCCCGTAAGTAATATGTTTGTGAAGCTTATTAATTCTCCCTACGTACTCATTCGCAGCATGGGAGAAGATGCACAATCGGCACCTGCTCTGTTAGCAATTGGTGTCGGACTTGTTTATACACTGTTGTTTTTTATTATAAACTGGCAGGTAACTAACAAAAGAGATTTATAG
- a CDS encoding DUF1641 domain-containing protein produces the protein METAELKIEQQIANINRKLDFIMEEMMEQKLQKEKWNDLEEDVTHVSKEVMQSATEMLEDNGVQINSEAVTELLVRAMRNIDNINTVFDLLESATDLAEDAGRIIQLAGMDITEKITELDHIGYFRFLKELGYVGNRVVQHFSAEDIHALGDNVVYILETVKRITQPDMLQAINNAIIIFKSVETENVPEMGLWKMMRELNTPEAKRGLGFLVTFLKNFGEKNTFNQTIKK, from the coding sequence ATGGAAACCGCAGAATTAAAAATAGAACAACAGATTGCAAATATTAATCGCAAATTAGATTTCATCATGGAAGAAATGATGGAGCAGAAACTGCAAAAAGAAAAATGGAATGATCTTGAAGAAGATGTTACGCATGTTTCAAAAGAAGTGATGCAATCTGCAACAGAAATGTTGGAAGACAATGGTGTACAAATAAATTCAGAAGCAGTAACAGAATTATTAGTGCGTGCAATGCGCAATATTGATAACATAAATACTGTATTCGATTTGCTGGAAAGCGCAACTGATCTTGCAGAAGATGCGGGTAGAATTATTCAGTTAGCGGGAATGGATATCACAGAAAAAATTACAGAACTGGATCACATCGGTTACTTCCGTTTTTTAAAAGAATTAGGTTATGTTGGCAATCGTGTTGTGCAACATTTTAGTGCAGAAGATATACATGCATTGGGAGATAATGTGGTATATATTTTAGAAACTGTAAAACGCATTACACAACCTGATATGCTGCAGGCAATAAACAATGCCATTATAATTTTCAAGAGTGTAGAAACTGAAAATGTTCCAGAAATGGGACTATGGAAAATGATGCGTGAACTCAATACACCGGAAGCAAAAAGAGGATTGGGATTTTTGGTAACATTCCTGAAAAACTTTGGAGAGAAAAATACTTTTAATCAAACAATAAAAAAATAA
- a CDS encoding TusE/DsrC/DsvC family sulfur relay protein, which translates to MATKIYSGKTVEINDEGFFINPAEWTKEMAPEIAKEVGIENITDIHYAVIDYIRKRVLTDNEQLTMRSMGKSGVVDLKMFYQLFPGKPLKYATRIAGVPKPTSCV; encoded by the coding sequence ATGGCAACGAAAATCTATTCAGGAAAAACTGTAGAAATTAACGACGAAGGGTTTTTTATAAATCCTGCGGAATGGACAAAGGAGATGGCTCCTGAAATTGCAAAAGAAGTGGGCATTGAAAATATTACAGATATACATTATGCAGTAATTGATTACATACGCAAACGTGTGTTGACAGATAATGAACAACTCACTATGCGCAGTATGGGAAAATCCGGTGTGGTAGATCTGAAAATGTTCTATCAATTATTTCCAGGTAAACCATTAAAATATGCAACAAGAATTGCAGGCGTACCGAAACCAACAAGTTGTGTTTAA
- a CDS encoding T9SS type A sorting domain-containing protein has protein sequence MKKFFYSFAIAFALCIYTGASAQWSYVNTTPDLNTTANELYEDASGNIITVGGFSDWPFGGAGPIRVTKHDASGNLIWEVAIESPSTDIGDISAGSVDGAVDGYVVFCGGYTRPLIIKLDFDGNVVWTSEAWSSGVTLGVCPQPTGYVQSDGTIVLASFDSSIPTQYVVFMVNSDGSLISEIDHSLTVGSNMVISGYDLVESPSDDGFAVSGGALQGGSTWMPYIWKFDSDGAQEWLELYPSLTAMEAYGICSTSDDGFAISAYDYFGGQTGVVKTTSDGTEEWSNNYNATSSDYVAYAYDIAQLNDGNYVMTHVNLDDMYLYYGTPEIVFIDSDGDETDRKEVAASESNWIYSIIGTSDGGFAFCGKIRTTDVMAPEYDHHFFVQKSSASGDLPACMYNCVWPGDANNDGIANTDDILSIGVLSSTTGSARDDMSIGWYAHAADSWVDPVIGGDENKYADCNGDGTINDDDTTAVSVNYSSEHPVFVLKTSGGEIPLFIDAPETELPLGSNSLPVILGDAINYADAIYGLRFTITYESENIESSSVSFQSMESWFGSEPELITFRKNNTDVNKLDVAIVRNNQLNATGNGTIGTLNFVVIDNIAGISTGSASFTISDVRAIDVDWNELAVQGSNVVVETEETTGIENQNNNEISIYPNPATGDILHLEGNMNDFEYISIKDITGRTIINYNADQILDGNISIESLPAGTYILEMLSNETFVSEKLIRQ, from the coding sequence ATGAAAAAATTCTTCTACTCTTTTGCAATTGCTTTTGCACTCTGTATATATACAGGCGCATCAGCTCAATGGTCATATGTAAATACAACACCTGATTTAAATACAACAGCCAATGAGTTGTATGAAGATGCCTCAGGTAATATTATTACAGTTGGGGGTTTTTCTGATTGGCCATTCGGAGGTGCTGGACCTATAAGGGTAACTAAACATGATGCCTCAGGTAATTTAATCTGGGAAGTAGCAATTGAAAGTCCGAGTACTGACATTGGTGATATTAGTGCAGGCTCAGTAGATGGAGCTGTTGATGGCTATGTTGTTTTTTGTGGAGGCTATACTCGTCCCTTAATTATTAAATTAGATTTTGATGGCAATGTAGTATGGACAAGTGAAGCATGGAGTTCAGGCGTTACACTTGGAGTTTGCCCGCAGCCAACAGGGTATGTGCAATCCGATGGAACAATCGTTCTTGCAAGTTTTGATTCTTCAATTCCAACACAGTATGTTGTGTTTATGGTAAATTCCGATGGATCCTTAATTTCTGAAATTGATCATTCTTTAACTGTTGGTTCTAACATGGTTATTTCCGGATATGACTTAGTAGAATCACCTTCTGATGATGGCTTTGCTGTGAGTGGTGGAGCATTGCAAGGTGGATCAACATGGATGCCTTACATCTGGAAGTTTGATAGTGATGGCGCACAGGAGTGGTTAGAGTTATATCCTTCTTTAACAGCTATGGAAGCTTATGGTATTTGCAGCACTAGTGATGATGGTTTTGCAATTTCTGCTTACGATTATTTTGGTGGTCAAACAGGTGTGGTTAAGACAACATCAGACGGAACAGAGGAATGGTCAAATAACTATAATGCTACAAGTTCCGATTATGTCGCCTATGCATATGATATTGCTCAATTAAATGATGGCAATTATGTGATGACGCATGTAAATCTGGATGATATGTATCTGTATTATGGAACTCCCGAGATTGTATTTATTGACAGCGATGGCGATGAAACTGATCGCAAAGAAGTAGCTGCATCTGAAAGCAATTGGATTTATAGTATAATTGGAACATCAGATGGTGGATTTGCTTTTTGCGGAAAAATTAGAACCACTGATGTAATGGCTCCTGAATACGATCATCATTTCTTTGTTCAGAAATCTAGTGCATCAGGTGATTTACCTGCATGTATGTATAATTGTGTTTGGCCGGGTGATGCAAATAATGATGGCATTGCAAACACAGATGATATACTTTCTATTGGTGTGTTATCAAGTACTACCGGTTCTGCAAGAGATGATATGTCTATCGGTTGGTATGCACATGCAGCAGATTCTTGGGTGGATCCCGTAATTGGTGGTGATGAAAATAAATATGCAGACTGTAATGGTGATGGAACAATTAACGATGACGATACCACCGCAGTGAGTGTAAATTATAGTTCGGAACATCCGGTGTTTGTTTTAAAAACATCGGGTGGAGAAATTCCATTATTCATTGATGCACCAGAAACAGAATTACCCCTGGGATCAAACAGTTTACCTGTGATTTTGGGTGATGCAATTAATTATGCTGATGCGATTTATGGATTGCGTTTTACAATTACTTATGAAAGTGAAAATATAGAATCAAGCAGTGTAAGTTTTCAATCTATGGAAAGTTGGTTTGGCAGCGAACCTGAATTAATTACATTCAGAAAAAATAATACAGATGTGAATAAATTAGATGTTGCTATTGTGCGTAATAATCAATTGAATGCAACAGGAAATGGAACAATAGGCACCTTAAATTTTGTTGTGATTGATAATATCGCAGGTATTTCGACAGGTAGTGCTTCATTCACAATTTCCGATGTACGTGCAATTGATGTTGATTGGAACGAGCTTGCAGTGCAAGGCAGTAATGTTGTTGTGGAAACTGAAGAAACAACAGGAATTGAAAATCAGAATAACAATGAAATTAGTATTTATCCGAATCCTGCTACCGGAGATATTTTACATCTGGAAGGCAATATGAATGATTTTGAATATATTTCAATAAAAGATATTACAGGCAGAACCATTATAAATTACAATGCCGATCAGATTTTAGATGGTAATATTTCAATAGAATCATTACCTGCCGGCACATATATTTTAGAAATGTTAAGCAATGAAACTTTTGTTAGTGAAAAATTAATCCGCCAATAA
- a CDS encoding ATP-binding cassette domain-containing protein has product MLSVLTIDELNKYYGRIHAVNKLSLSVPKGSVYGILGPNGSGKTTTLGIVLGIIHSTGGSFNWFGEGNNDDNRKRIGALLEQPIFYPYLSGEQNLKLAAKIKGAPKSDIDRVLNLVELETRKRSSAKTYSLGMKQRLAIGSAMLGDPEVLVLDEPTNGLDPQGIAEMRELIKKIASSGKTIILASHLLDEVEKVCTHVAVIKNGVLLAEGGVNEIVHNAIQIEIAGSDMERIETLLKGFAGIQQIIRQGNVWLVTLNEELNPASINTHLVQSGISIYHFAQRKKRLEEQFLELTANKV; this is encoded by the coding sequence GTGTTAAGTGTACTCACAATTGATGAATTAAATAAATATTACGGGCGAATTCATGCGGTGAATAAATTATCTCTCAGCGTTCCGAAAGGATCCGTGTATGGAATTCTCGGACCGAACGGTAGTGGTAAAACAACTACCCTCGGAATTGTTTTGGGAATAATACATTCCACAGGCGGAAGTTTTAACTGGTTTGGTGAAGGGAATAATGACGACAATAGAAAACGTATTGGTGCATTATTAGAGCAACCGATTTTTTATCCGTATTTATCCGGCGAACAAAATTTAAAACTTGCAGCGAAAATAAAAGGTGCACCAAAATCCGATATTGATCGTGTTTTGAATTTGGTGGAATTGGAAACTCGCAAACGCAGTTCAGCAAAAACATATTCCTTGGGAATGAAACAACGTCTTGCAATTGGCAGTGCGATGCTCGGTGATCCGGAAGTATTGGTTTTGGATGAACCAACAAATGGATTAGATCCGCAGGGTATTGCAGAAATGCGTGAACTGATAAAAAAAATTGCATCCTCCGGAAAAACAATAATACTTGCAAGTCATTTATTGGATGAAGTTGAAAAAGTATGTACGCATGTTGCAGTAATAAAAAATGGTGTGTTGCTGGCAGAAGGCGGAGTAAATGAAATAGTGCATAATGCTATTCAAATTGAAATTGCCGGAAGCGATATGGAACGCATTGAAACATTGTTGAAAGGGTTTGCAGGTATTCAACAAATTATACGACAAGGTAATGTGTGGTTGGTAACATTAAATGAAGAATTAAATCCTGCATCCATTAATACACATCTTGTTCAATCCGGTATTTCGATATATCATTTTGCGCAACGAAAGAAACGTTTAGAAGAACAATTTTTAGAATTAACAGCTAATAAAGTATGA
- a CDS encoding T9SS type A sorting domain-containing protein, whose protein sequence is MKKLFNLLLILTALVFTNTANSQGWGYATPGHWVQDVAESSDGSVFAIGLVYDITGFSYSDNYVVKLDSDGAVAWSNDGSGLSFGYFTGQNIFPSLDGGCVVYGIADFGSPAFYKLDSDGIIEWESDFAAGFGSLYYGAAVELSDGRFATVGLGEDLFYHIAEVSSDGSLLNTYSIAADTISGWGFSYYDYKETGMVATADGGFAFSCGKTDYRTIHKFDSDINLEWTQDYAHGVDKWEYGQYLNGLQTSDDGGYLLAGSALDTLVGYSGSLRKIDADGNLEWLQYYNHGAEYEEGAHVTQLDADTYMVWTQNAGDNSTHGWVLDEDGNQVDSILIPIINCTWGFGETGMEIWDVQKSADGGYILAGRQYLEDCNQRFTVIKSNADGSFPDCIFNCVWPGDANNDGLADASDLFEIGINYGADGFTRDDMSIDWSGKLSRAWMEPDTLYWYVLNDLKYTDCNGDGIINDDDTTAVADNLGLDHPLNTLRTSASDVELYFDPAFDELNVGLNQIPIMLGDAINSVDEIYGIRFTITATGESVLGESLKVVFDDSWLASSTEKLSISKTNASEKLVVSGIVRKDRNNTDGNGQIARMDVVVIDNISGGAMSDEVDFQFGDIQAIKLNRDEVPVSATGITFPVAETTSITEAQAAGINVYPNPAAHNTIYVQSANDILFAEISDVTGKSVMQLHNLTNGTNAIDVSSISAGQYILHIQTEAHLVNQFIVIE, encoded by the coding sequence ATGAAAAAATTATTCAACTTATTATTAATTCTCACAGCATTAGTCTTTACTAATACTGCTAATTCACAAGGCTGGGGCTATGCAACTCCCGGACATTGGGTGCAGGATGTTGCTGAATCGTCCGATGGAAGCGTATTTGCAATTGGTCTTGTCTATGACATTACAGGCTTTTCTTATTCCGATAACTATGTTGTGAAGCTCGATAGCGATGGCGCTGTGGCTTGGTCCAATGATGGTTCCGGACTTTCTTTCGGATATTTTACCGGTCAAAATATATTTCCTTCTTTAGATGGGGGCTGTGTAGTTTATGGTATTGCGGACTTTGGGTCACCTGCATTTTACAAATTAGATTCTGATGGAATTATAGAATGGGAATCCGATTTTGCAGCCGGTTTTGGTTCTTTATACTACGGCGCTGCTGTAGAATTAAGTGATGGTAGGTTTGCAACAGTGGGATTGGGCGAAGATTTATTTTATCATATTGCCGAAGTATCATCTGATGGATCTTTATTAAACACTTACTCTATTGCAGCAGATACAATTAGCGGTTGGGGTTTTTCCTATTACGATTATAAAGAAACCGGTATGGTAGCAACTGCGGATGGTGGTTTTGCATTTTCATGTGGTAAAACAGATTATAGAACAATTCACAAATTCGATAGTGATATAAATTTAGAGTGGACTCAAGATTATGCGCATGGTGTGGATAAGTGGGAGTATGGTCAATATTTGAATGGTTTACAAACATCTGATGATGGTGGTTACCTACTTGCAGGTTCTGCATTAGATACCCTCGTAGGTTATTCAGGAAGTTTAAGAAAAATAGATGCTGATGGAAATCTAGAATGGTTACAGTATTATAACCATGGTGCAGAATACGAAGAAGGTGCACATGTAACACAATTAGACGCAGACACTTATATGGTATGGACTCAAAATGCAGGTGATAACAGCACACATGGTTGGGTTTTAGATGAAGATGGTAATCAAGTGGATTCAATATTAATTCCAATTATTAATTGTACTTGGGGCTTTGGCGAAACAGGTATGGAAATTTGGGATGTACAAAAATCTGCTGATGGTGGTTATATACTCGCAGGTCGTCAATATCTTGAAGATTGCAATCAAAGATTTACAGTAATTAAATCTAATGCAGATGGTTCATTCCCCGATTGTATTTTCAATTGCGTTTGGCCGGGTGATGCAAATAATGATGGACTTGCTGATGCTTCCGATTTATTTGAAATTGGAATCAACTACGGTGCAGATGGTTTTACAAGAGATGATATGAGTATTGACTGGAGTGGTAAACTGAGCCGTGCATGGATGGAACCAGATACATTATATTGGTATGTATTAAATGATTTGAAATATACCGATTGTAATGGTGATGGAATTATTAATGATGATGATACAACTGCCGTTGCTGATAATTTAGGATTAGATCATCCATTAAATACGCTACGCACTTCAGCTAGTGATGTGGAATTATATTTTGATCCTGCATTTGATGAATTAAATGTTGGTTTAAATCAAATTCCAATTATGTTGGGTGATGCGATTAATTCAGTAGATGAAATTTATGGTATTCGTTTTACAATTACTGCAACAGGCGAATCTGTTTTGGGTGAAAGTTTAAAAGTAGTATTTGATGATTCATGGTTAGCTTCATCCACTGAAAAATTATCAATAAGCAAAACAAATGCATCAGAAAAATTAGTGGTATCCGGTATTGTTCGTAAAGACAGAAATAATACCGATGGCAACGGACAGATTGCAAGAATGGATGTGGTGGTAATTGATAATATTTCAGGTGGTGCAATGTCTGATGAAGTTGATTTTCAGTTTGGCGATATTCAGGCAATTAAATTGAATAGAGATGAAGTGCCAGTTTCAGCAACCGGTATTACTTTCCCCGTAGCAGAAACTACGTCAATTACAGAAGCACAAGCAGCAGGAATAAATGTGTATCCAAATCCGGCAGCACATAATACCATATATGTGCAATCCGCAAATGATATTTTGTTTGCAGAAATATCTGATGTAACGGGTAAATCAGTAATGCAATTACATAACCTTACAAATGGTACAAATGCAATTGATGTTTCTTCTATAAGTGCAGGTCAGTATATTTTACATATTCAAACAGAAGCACATTTAGTAAATCAGTTCATAGTGATAGAATAG
- a CDS encoding NAD(P)/FAD-dependent oxidoreductase, with translation MKKLLILGAGTGGTMMANKMRKDLDRNEWDITIVDEDKVHYYQPAFLFIPFGIYKKEDAFKPKINFLPAGVNRIFSKIEKIDAENNTVSLNDGKTLLYDFLIIATGTRIAPEETPGMIDSEWQKSIFDFYTYDGSVKLAAFLKHWQGGKLVINIADMPIKCPVAPLEFAFLADDYFRKKGMRDNVEIFYVTPLSGAFTKPTASSILGYMLEEKQIHVVPDFYISEVNNAEKKIVDYGGAEVAFDVLVTIPLHFGAEAIMNSGLDDDFGFVKTNKHTLQSELFPNVFVLGDAANLPTSKAGSVVHFSSEVLHENLLSAMDGMPLTASFDGHANCFVEMGNGEAALLDFNYNTEPLTGTFPLPGIGPLTLLKGSKFNHYGKLMFRWIYWHMLLKGKELPISRDMSEAGKNIVA, from the coding sequence ATGAAAAAATTACTGATACTGGGTGCAGGAACTGGTGGTACGATGATGGCAAATAAAATGCGCAAAGATCTGGATCGTAACGAATGGGACATCACCATTGTGGATGAAGATAAAGTGCATTACTATCAACCGGCATTTTTATTTATTCCCTTTGGTATTTATAAAAAAGAAGATGCCTTTAAACCAAAAATAAATTTTCTTCCCGCAGGAGTGAATCGCATTTTTTCGAAAATTGAAAAGATAGATGCAGAAAATAATACAGTATCGCTCAACGATGGTAAAACATTGCTATATGATTTTTTAATTATCGCAACCGGAACACGTATCGCTCCGGAAGAAACTCCGGGCATGATAGACAGCGAATGGCAGAAATCTATTTTTGATTTTTATACTTATGATGGTTCTGTAAAACTCGCTGCATTTTTAAAACATTGGCAAGGCGGTAAATTAGTAATCAATATTGCCGACATGCCGATTAAATGTCCGGTGGCTCCTTTGGAGTTTGCTTTTCTTGCCGATGATTATTTCCGCAAAAAAGGCATGCGTGATAATGTAGAAATATTTTATGTTACTCCGCTATCCGGTGCATTTACAAAACCAACTGCTTCATCTATTCTCGGTTACATGTTAGAAGAAAAACAAATTCATGTTGTACCCGATTTTTATATTTCAGAAGTAAATAATGCAGAGAAAAAAATAGTGGATTATGGTGGTGCTGAAGTAGCTTTTGATGTATTGGTAACTATTCCTTTACACTTTGGTGCAGAAGCAATAATGAACAGCGGATTGGATGATGATTTTGGTTTTGTAAAAACAAATAAACATACACTTCAATCAGAGTTGTTTCCAAATGTTTTTGTGTTAGGTGATGCAGCAAATCTGCCTACAAGTAAAGCGGGTTCTGTGGTGCATTTTTCCAGTGAAGTATTGCACGAAAATCTATTGAGTGCTATGGATGGAATGCCGCTTACTGCTAGCTTCGACGGCCATGCAAATTGTTTTGTGGAAATGGGTAATGGTGAAGCTGCACTTCTCGATTTTAATTACAATACCGAACCGCTCACCGGTACATTTCCATTACCGGGAATTGGACCTCTGACTTTATTGAAAGGTTCAAAATTTAATCACTACGGTAAGCTGATGTTTCGCTGGATTTATTGGCACATGTTATTGAAAGGAAAAGAATTACCTATCAGCAGAGATATGAGTGAAGCCGGAAAAAATATTGTAGCATAA